From Trichoplusia ni isolate ovarian cell line Hi5 chromosome 8, tn1, whole genome shotgun sequence, one genomic window encodes:
- the LOC113496514 gene encoding CD2 antigen cytoplasmic tail-binding protein 2 homolog has protein sequence MAKRPASEAFEMETQMRKTEGKKHSLDSDEEDSGAEEEKTNVLHADDIEGEEDGEGGMEGEITITPFNMKEELEEGHFDNQGHYHWKKEKEIKDGWLDNIDWVKVKGRPEDKYKIHKDNENKGLGDESSSEDEEPEEKFVLLDNYKEILQHMKPRETIAKTLQRLGASSKISSAERWKRKKAGIVDENSKIVTRVTELANQILTKLGNMDIYQETYEKINAFVNKQENKKEDADLDMYADDFDQKEKNVLENTKPEGGETSEDKEEEQPVVKWEFKWNQNDEDISGPHSTEQMHKWSSEGHFKTGVWVRKHGEDSQFYTSNRIDFELYL, from the exons ATGGCTAAACGTCCGGCTTCAGAAGCTTTTGAAATGGAAACCCAAATGCGAAAGACGGAAGGTAAAAAACACTCATTGGATTCTGATGAAGAGGACAGTGGTGCTGAGGAAGAGAAGACTAACGTTCTTCATGCTGATGATATTGAAGGCGAAGAGGACGGCGAGGGTGGAATGGAAGGTGAA atTACGATTACCCCATTCAACATGAAAGAGGAACTTGAAGAAGGCCACTTCGATAATCAGGGCCATTATCATtggaagaaagaaaaagaaatcaaagaCGGTTGGCTTGATAACATTGACTGGGTCAAAGTTAAGGGGAGACCTGaggataaatataaaatccacaaagataatgaaaataaagGTCTTGGTGATGAGTCTAGCAGTGAAGATGAGGAGCCAGAAGAAAAGTTTGTATTGCTGGACAACTACAAGGAAATCTTGCAACATATGAAACCAAGAGAAACTATTGCTAAAACCCTACAACGGCTTG gTGCAAGCTCAAAAATATCAAGTGCCGAGCGCTGGAAGCGGAAAAAAGCTGGCATTGTTGATGAGAACAGTAAAATTGTTACCAGAGTAACAGAACTTGCGAACCAAATATTAACCAAATTGGGTAACATGGATATTTACCAAGAAACATATGAAAAGATCAATGCTTTTGTTAATAAACAGGAAAACAAAAAGGAAGATGCAGACTTGGATATGTATGCTGATGATTTTGACCAGAAAGAGAAGAATGTTCTGGAGAATACTAAACCTGAAGGTGGTGAAACCAGTGAAGACAAAGAAGAAGAACAACCGGTTGTGAAATGGGAGTTTAAGTGGAATCAGAATGATGAGGACATATCAGGACCACACTCAACTGAACAAATGCACAAATGGTCATCAGAAGGCCACTTCAAAACTGGGGTCTGGGTCAGGAAGCATGGTGAAGACAGCCAGTTCTACACATCTAATAGAATAGACTTTGAATTATATTTGTAG
- the LOC113496628 gene encoding methyltransferase-like 26 isoform X1 produces MANDVAMFFTGEESYKGEKLIYPAASRNQDPILQVLKRFIICDVDSIQDEESPLFLEIASGSGQHVAHFAPNFPGVKFQPTEVDDSLIGSISYYANHCKTKNILPPMLIDICNNLSTYGFEENSVDYMYNANMIHISPYACTVGLFENAGNYLKPDALMITYGPYSKDGQITPESNVQFHASLKARNAEWGIRDITELIKLGEKNNLMLMDTVEMPANNKTLIWKKN; encoded by the exons ATGGCTAATGATGTCGCAATGTTCTTTACTGGGGAGGAAAG cTATAAAGGAGAAAAACTAATATATCCTGCTGCTTCAAGAAACCAAGATCCAATTTTGCAGGTTTTAAAAAGGTTCATTATCTGTGATGTTGATAGTATTCAAGATGAAGAAAGTccattgtttttagaaatagcATCAGGTTCTGGACAGCATGTAGCACATTTTGCTCCTAATTTTCCAGGAGTCAAGTTTCAACCAACAGAAGTGGATGATAGTTTGATTGGAAGCATAAGCTATTATGCCAATCATTGCAAGACAAAGAATATACTGCCACCAATGCTTATCGACATATGTAATAATTTGTCTACCTATGGGTTTGAGGAAAATAGTGTTGACTACATGTATAATGCCAATATGATTCATATTAGTCCGTATGCATGCACTGTTGGTTTATTCGAAAATGCAGGAAATTATTTAAAGCCTGATGCTCTAATGATAACATATGGCCCATATAGTAAAGATGGTCAAATAACTCCTGAAAGTAATGTACAGTTTCATGCTTCGCTTAAAGCAAGAAATGCTGAATGGGGAATTAGAGACATAACAGAACTTATTAAATTaggtgaaaaaaataacttgatgCTTATGGACACTGTAGAAATGCCTGCAAATAACAAGACTTTAATATGGAAAAAGAATTGA
- the LOC113496628 gene encoding methyltransferase-like 26 isoform X2 → MLIYYKGEKLIYPAASRNQDPILQVLKRFIICDVDSIQDEESPLFLEIASGSGQHVAHFAPNFPGVKFQPTEVDDSLIGSISYYANHCKTKNILPPMLIDICNNLSTYGFEENSVDYMYNANMIHISPYACTVGLFENAGNYLKPDALMITYGPYSKDGQITPESNVQFHASLKARNAEWGIRDITELIKLGEKNNLMLMDTVEMPANNKTLIWKKN, encoded by the exons ATGCTAAtata cTATAAAGGAGAAAAACTAATATATCCTGCTGCTTCAAGAAACCAAGATCCAATTTTGCAGGTTTTAAAAAGGTTCATTATCTGTGATGTTGATAGTATTCAAGATGAAGAAAGTccattgtttttagaaatagcATCAGGTTCTGGACAGCATGTAGCACATTTTGCTCCTAATTTTCCAGGAGTCAAGTTTCAACCAACAGAAGTGGATGATAGTTTGATTGGAAGCATAAGCTATTATGCCAATCATTGCAAGACAAAGAATATACTGCCACCAATGCTTATCGACATATGTAATAATTTGTCTACCTATGGGTTTGAGGAAAATAGTGTTGACTACATGTATAATGCCAATATGATTCATATTAGTCCGTATGCATGCACTGTTGGTTTATTCGAAAATGCAGGAAATTATTTAAAGCCTGATGCTCTAATGATAACATATGGCCCATATAGTAAAGATGGTCAAATAACTCCTGAAAGTAATGTACAGTTTCATGCTTCGCTTAAAGCAAGAAATGCTGAATGGGGAATTAGAGACATAACAGAACTTATTAAATTaggtgaaaaaaataacttgatgCTTATGGACACTGTAGAAATGCCTGCAAATAACAAGACTTTAATATGGAAAAAGAATTGA
- the LOC113496627 gene encoding protein ALP1-like produces MNNFQKEFMMSMFLDNDNVCTINRLVVAVANIVNENNENINTFYKSLPKEFHQTSQTGDNRCSLTPITRRIKGFYENTVRNYTDEDYIVKFKMRKSTVQALIKFLKNYVKPGIISLDKKVHVFLWLLVSDCSYNDVGNLFGMHKSSVSYIFHEIATHLKEQRYNFVTWPSVEEQHITRIKVNSRFKFPNCVGFIDACRFKVGSKRNKKDKPDIVLLQAVCDESLMFIDIHVSEVGKTKKNRVFKESPLAQELKNFVEFENHILGDSDYKLRKNLITPFTSEELLTSEEMKFNEIHWKTRSYIGHAFEIMKERFRKLNHIDIVKPESVQLIIYSACILHNFILMHEGCSEVKEEAVTCEDPVTINTSIVQNAIEKRQFLCNYINYIDKEDP; encoded by the exons ATGAATAACTTTCAAAAAGAATTCATGATGAGTATGTTCTTAGATAATGACAATGTCTGTACAATAAATCGATTAGTGGTTGCAGTAGCTAACATAGTTAACGAAAACAATGAGAATATTAATACGTTTTATAAGTCACTACCGAAAGAGTTTCATCAAACGTCTCAGACAGGAGACAATCGATGCTCTCTAACGCCTATTACTCGCCGAATTAAAGGATTCTATGAGAATACAGTTCGTAACTATACTGATGAAGATTACAtagtaaagtttaaaatgagAAAAAGCACTGTtcag GCTCTGATAAAATTCTTGAAGAACTATGTGAAACCTGGTATCATATCCCTTGATAAGAAAGTTCATGTATTTCTTTGGCTACTGGTGAGTGACTGCTCCTATAATGACGTAGGTAACTTGTTTGGTATGCACAAATCCTCTGTAAGCTATATATTTCATGAAATTGCAACTCATCTCAAAGAACAgagatataattttgtaacatgGCCTTCAGTAGAGGAACAGCATATAACAAGAATAAAAGTAAACAGTAGATTTAAATTCCCCAACTGTGTAGGATTTATTGATGCTTGCCGTTTCAAAGTGGGttcgaaaagaaataaaaaagataaaccaGACATTGTTCTGTTGCAAGCGGTCTGTGATGAGTCTCTTATGTTTATTGATATTCATGTTAGTGAAGTTGGAAAGACCAAGAAAAACAGAGTGTTTAAGGAAAGTCCTTTAGCACAAGAGTTAAAGAACTTTGTGGAGTTTGAGAATCATATTTTGGGTGATTCTGACTATAAGTTGAGAAAAAACCTTATCACCCCATTCACCAGTGAAGAATTACTGACAAGCGAGGAGATGAAGTTTAATGAAATTCATTGGAAGACTAGGAGCTACATCGGTCATGCCTTTGAAATAATGAAGGAAAGGTTTCGGAAGTTAAATCATATTGATATAGTGAAGCCTGAATCTGTCCAGTTAATTATATATAGTGCATGTATCCTGCACAATTTTATATTGATGCATGAAGGGTGTTCAGAAGTTAAGGAGGAGGCTGTAACTTGTGAAGATCCTGTGACAATCAATACTAGTATTGTTCAAAATGCCATTGAGAAAAGAcagtttttatgtaattatattaattatattgataaagaaGATCCATAA